One genomic window of Anaerofustis stercorihominis DSM 17244 includes the following:
- a CDS encoding ABC transporter ATP-binding protein, with product MAILKIEDLSKSFGGLKAVSHVNINVEKGELIGLIGPNGAGKTTIFNLLTGVYVPTSGKIELKNDKTGDSILINGLKPYITSSFGISRTFQNIRLFRDLSVLDNLRIAMHKRVKYNVFSAIFRTKAYRECEKIFYENAMAILDFVGLADKRDELADNLPYGEQRKLEIARAVATGASVIFLDEPAAGMNPSETEELRVLIEDLRKKYELTVILIEHDMKFVMEICERIYVLDFGTIIAEGTPEEIKNNDRVIKAYLGEEA from the coding sequence ATGGCGATATTAAAAATAGAAGACTTAAGTAAAAGCTTTGGCGGCTTAAAAGCTGTTTCTCATGTAAATATAAATGTTGAAAAAGGTGAATTGATAGGTCTTATCGGACCTAACGGGGCAGGAAAGACTACCATATTCAATCTTTTGACCGGAGTTTATGTTCCGACAAGCGGTAAAATCGAACTTAAAAACGATAAAACGGGAGACAGCATATTAATAAACGGGCTTAAACCTTATATAACTAGCAGTTTCGGTATAAGCAGGACTTTCCAGAATATCAGGCTTTTCAGAGATTTATCTGTTCTTGATAATTTAAGGATAGCTATGCACAAAAGAGTTAAGTATAATGTGTTTTCCGCAATATTCAGAACAAAGGCTTACAGGGAATGCGAAAAAATATTCTATGAAAATGCAATGGCTATACTGGATTTTGTGGGGCTTGCAGATAAAAGAGATGAGCTTGCGGATAATCTTCCTTACGGAGAACAAAGAAAGCTTGAAATCGCAAGAGCGGTTGCCACCGGAGCAAGCGTTATATTTCTTGACGAACCTGCCGCAGGTATGAACCCAAGCGAAACCGAAGAGCTAAGAGTTTTGATTGAAGATTTAAGAAAAAAATATGAGCTTACGGTTATCCTTATCGAACATGATATGAAATTCGTAATGGAAATCTGCGAAAGGATATATGTTTTGGACTTCGGTACGATAATTGCCGAAGGTACACCTGAGGAAA
- a CDS encoding branched-chain amino acid ABC transporter permease produces MIFLSKKDESKISGLSDNLPTLLIFIAAYVIIKLLIVVGIISPFYETVVLKLCIDIILGLGLNLITGITGQFSLGHAGFMAIGAYTSALMTLRISSSPVMIILAVILGGILSGFLGFLIGIPTLRLRGDYLAIATLGLGEIIKIVIQNVDQTILGGAAGLSSIPLYSSFEFCFICMVICYFVITNVLKSSFGRACISVREDEIASESMGVNVTKAKILAFIIGTFFAGVAGALYSGYVGVIQPKNFGFMKSIDILMIVVLGGLGNINGTIIAAFILNIVSFALQDFAELRMILYSLLLIAIMLIKSGETPFFVKLREMFSIENMKKKLNSRKAEE; encoded by the coding sequence TTGATTTTTTTAAGTAAAAAAGATGAAAGTAAAATATCGGGACTCAGTGATAATTTACCGACATTGTTAATCTTTATTGCCGCTTATGTAATAATAAAGCTTTTAATAGTCGTAGGTATAATTTCTCCGTTCTATGAAACTGTTGTACTTAAACTTTGTATAGATATAATCCTTGGTCTCGGTCTTAACCTGATTACCGGTATTACCGGACAATTTTCTTTAGGGCATGCGGGATTTATGGCTATAGGTGCATATACAAGTGCTTTGATGACGCTTAGGATATCATCTTCTCCCGTAATGATTATCTTAGCGGTGATCTTAGGCGGTATATTATCGGGTTTCTTAGGTTTCCTAATTGGTATTCCAACCCTTAGACTTAGGGGAGACTACCTTGCAATTGCAACCTTGGGTCTTGGCGAAATAATAAAAATAGTAATACAAAATGTAGATCAGACAATTCTCGGAGGAGCAGCGGGTCTTTCTTCGATACCTCTTTATTCTTCGTTTGAATTTTGTTTTATATGTATGGTCATATGCTACTTTGTAATAACGAATGTGCTTAAATCCTCATTCGGAAGGGCTTGTATTTCGGTTAGAGAAGATGAGATAGCTTCAGAATCTATGGGTGTAAATGTCACAAAGGCAAAGATACTTGCATTTATAATAGGTACGTTCTTTGCTGGTGTTGCAGGTGCTTTATACTCAGGTTACGTAGGTGTAATCCAGCCTAAAAACTTCGGATTTATGAAATCTATCGATATTTTGATGATAGTTGTATTGGGCGGACTCGGAAATATCAACGGAACCATAATTGCGGCATTTATTTTGAATATAGTTTCATTCGCACTTCAGGATTTTGCAGAGCTTAGAATGATACTTTATTCATTACTTCTTATTGCAATAATGCTTATTAAATCGGGAGAAACTCCTTTCTTTGTAAAATTAAGAGAAATGTTTTCCATTGAAAATATGAAAAAGAAATTAAATAGCAGGAAAGCGGAGGAATAG
- a CDS encoding branched-chain amino acid ABC transporter permease: MEQFIQQIINGISIGSIYALIALGYTMVYGIINLINFAHGDILMVGGYIGFFCAYTLGIGFIPATLIAMVVCALLGVVIEKVAYRPLRNAPRITLLITAIGVSFLLEYAMMYFVGPDVKTYPSGFFGLGYISLGGLSISSDKLMVTLITLVLMVALQFLISKTKIGKSMRAVSSDPDAAQLMGVSVDKAISFTFLIGSALAAVAGVMYGAMFTINPLSGMTPGLKAFIAAVFGGIGSIPGAIVGGVSLGLIETLVSGYLSSAYKDAVAFAILIIILIVKPSGLLGKNRKEKV; encoded by the coding sequence TTGGAACAATTTATTCAGCAAATCATTAATGGTATATCCATCGGGAGCATTTATGCTTTGATAGCGCTCGGTTATACCATGGTATACGGAATTATCAATTTAATCAACTTCGCCCACGGTGATATATTAATGGTCGGAGGATACATAGGATTTTTCTGTGCATATACTTTGGGGATTGGATTTATTCCCGCTACTTTGATAGCTATGGTCGTTTGTGCACTGCTTGGCGTGGTAATAGAAAAAGTTGCTTACAGACCTCTTAGAAATGCACCTAGGATCACTCTTTTGATTACGGCAATAGGTGTCAGTTTCTTGCTTGAGTATGCAATGATGTATTTCGTCGGTCCTGATGTAAAAACATATCCTTCAGGATTTTTCGGGCTTGGTTATATAAGTTTGGGCGGATTATCTATTTCAAGTGATAAATTAATGGTTACATTGATCACACTTGTTTTAATGGTGGCTCTTCAATTCTTGATAAGCAAGACAAAGATAGGTAAATCTATGAGAGCCGTTTCTTCGGATCCGGATGCGGCTCAGTTAATGGGTGTCAGTGTAGATAAAGCTATTTCATTTACTTTCCTTATCGGTTCTGCATTAGCAGCCGTTGCGGGAGTTATGTACGGGGCTATGTTTACCATAAATCCTTTATCAGGTATGACGCCGGGGTTAAAAGCGTTCATTGCCGCTGTATTCGGCGGGATAGGGAGTATCCCGGGTGCGATAGTCGGCGGAGTATCTCTCGGACTTATTGAAACTTTGGTCAGCGGATACTTGTCGAGTGCATATAAAGATGCGGTTGCCTTTGCGATACTGATTATAATCCTTATAGTAAAACCTTCCGGTTTACTAGGTAAAAATAGGAAAGAAAAGGTATAG
- a CDS encoding ABC transporter substrate-binding protein — MKKTMKKAAALVLASMMLVGFTACGGSDSESKGDTIKIGANYELSGDVATYGQACTKGIEMAVAEINKDGGVNGKQVEVVKIDNKSDNNEAMSAATKLASKEGVSVMIGPATSGAFKATISAANQYKVPAITCSGTSDDITVKEDGSVQDYIYRLCYTDTLQGSKMAEFAAKKLDAKSAIVLADNSNDYSNGLAKAFEAKFKKDGGKVVSTETFTAQDKDFAPVLTKIKDKKADVIYLPGYYTECSLIIKQARDLGIDLPILGADGYDSPSMLETAGKDALKDVYFTNHYAADDKSDVVQNFVKAYKSANNDENPGAFETLGYDAAKFACDAIKRAGSAEPQKVAEALAATKDFKAVTGTLSIDKQHNPVKETVVLEFKDGVATFNTKL, encoded by the coding sequence ATGAAAAAAACTATGAAAAAAGCAGCAGCTTTAGTTCTTGCATCTATGATGCTTGTTGGTTTTACCGCCTGTGGCGGCAGTGATTCTGAAAGTAAGGGCGACACTATCAAAATCGGTGCCAACTACGAACTTTCAGGAGACGTAGCTACTTACGGACAAGCTTGTACAAAGGGTATCGAAATGGCAGTTGCTGAAATCAATAAAGACGGCGGAGTAAACGGCAAACAAGTTGAAGTAGTTAAAATCGATAATAAATCGGATAACAACGAAGCTATGAGTGCCGCTACAAAACTTGCTTCAAAAGAAGGCGTAAGTGTTATGATAGGACCTGCTACATCAGGTGCATTCAAAGCTACTATTTCAGCTGCAAATCAATATAAGGTTCCTGCTATAACTTGTTCAGGTACTTCTGATGATATCACAGTAAAAGAAGATGGTTCCGTTCAGGATTATATCTACAGACTTTGCTACACAGATACACTTCAAGGAAGCAAAATGGCAGAATTCGCTGCTAAAAAATTAGACGCTAAATCTGCTATCGTATTAGCTGATAATTCAAATGACTATTCAAATGGTCTTGCAAAAGCATTTGAAGCTAAATTTAAAAAGGACGGCGGAAAAGTAGTTTCAACAGAAACATTTACAGCTCAAGATAAAGACTTTGCTCCTGTTCTTACAAAGATCAAAGATAAAAAAGCAGATGTTATATACCTACCTGGTTACTACACAGAATGTTCATTGATCATCAAACAAGCAAGAGATCTTGGTATAGATCTTCCTATCTTAGGTGCTGACGGATACGACTCTCCTTCAATGCTTGAAACAGCAGGTAAAGATGCTCTAAAAGATGTATATTTTACAAACCACTATGCTGCCGATGATAAATCAGATGTAGTTCAAAACTTCGTTAAAGCATATAAATCAGCAAACAACGATGAAAACCCTGGTGCTTTTGAAACATTGGGTTACGATGCAGCTAAATTTGCATGTGATGCTATCAAGAGAGCCGGAAGCGCCGAACCTCAAAAAGTTGCTGAAGCTTTAGCAGCTACAAAAGATTTCAAAGCTGTTACGGGTACATTATCAATCGATAAACAACATAACCCTGTAAAAGAAACAGTTGTACTTGAATTCAAAGACGGTGTGGCAACATTCAATACTAAACTATAA